The Leucobacter chromiiresistens genome has a window encoding:
- a CDS encoding DHA2 family efflux MFS transporter permease subunit, with the protein MTSDTPSSSKPEIRPWPALWSLVLGFFMILVDTTIVSVANPSIMEGLGTTMVATLWATSAYLLAYAVPLLITGRLGDRFGPRRIYLVGLTVFTLSSLACGMSGTIEALIVARVFQGLGAALMTPQTMAVITRIFSPRNRGSAMAVWGITAGVATLVGPILGGVLLDGFGWEWIFFINVPVGIIGFVLAMRFVPRLDTHAHHFDWVGVLLSAAGMFMLVFGIQEGESYEWGVIWGPISVWSLIIAGAVVLALFVVWQRVQRGEPLLPLEIFRDRNFSVGTGTIVTVGLAVTSMGLPLMFYYQLVRGLAPTQSALMLVPMALLSAGLARPVGLLIDRTDPRRIATFGLTLVAVGMLLYFFLLRPETPLWLLLVPSAVLGVANACMWGPLASITTFSLAPQLAGAGSGVYNTSRQVGAVLGSAAIAALMQSRIAAELGGAGGGAGAAGAAGGEAGMGGGQLPEAAREGFAAAMAQSMLLPVAAILLGAIVSLWFARRPQKTPTTPVEVPSEV; encoded by the coding sequence GTGACCTCCGATACCCCCTCCTCCTCGAAGCCCGAGATCCGCCCGTGGCCCGCCCTGTGGTCGCTGGTGCTCGGCTTCTTCATGATCCTCGTCGACACCACGATCGTGTCGGTCGCGAACCCCTCGATCATGGAGGGCCTCGGCACGACGATGGTGGCGACGCTCTGGGCCACGAGCGCGTACCTGCTCGCATACGCCGTGCCGCTGCTCATCACGGGGCGCCTCGGCGACCGCTTCGGCCCGCGCCGCATCTACCTCGTCGGCCTCACCGTGTTCACGCTGTCGTCGCTCGCGTGCGGCATGTCGGGCACCATCGAAGCGCTCATCGTGGCGCGCGTATTCCAAGGGCTGGGCGCCGCACTGATGACGCCGCAGACCATGGCCGTGATCACCCGCATCTTCTCGCCGCGCAACCGCGGCTCCGCGATGGCCGTGTGGGGCATCACGGCGGGCGTCGCGACGCTCGTCGGGCCGATTCTCGGCGGGGTGCTGCTCGACGGCTTCGGCTGGGAGTGGATCTTCTTCATCAACGTGCCCGTCGGCATCATCGGCTTCGTGCTCGCGATGCGGTTCGTGCCCCGTCTCGACACGCACGCGCACCACTTCGACTGGGTCGGCGTGCTGCTGAGCGCCGCGGGCATGTTCATGCTGGTCTTCGGCATCCAGGAGGGCGAGAGCTACGAGTGGGGCGTGATCTGGGGGCCGATCTCGGTGTGGAGCCTCATCATCGCCGGCGCGGTCGTGCTGGCGCTCTTCGTCGTCTGGCAGCGCGTGCAGCGCGGCGAGCCGCTGCTGCCGCTCGAGATCTTCCGGGATCGCAACTTCTCCGTCGGCACGGGCACGATCGTCACGGTGGGCCTCGCCGTCACCAGCATGGGCCTGCCCCTCATGTTCTACTACCAGCTCGTGCGCGGGCTCGCCCCGACCCAGTCGGCGCTCATGCTCGTGCCGATGGCGCTGCTCTCGGCGGGGCTCGCGCGCCCGGTCGGCCTGCTCATCGACCGCACCGATCCGCGTCGCATCGCGACGTTCGGGCTCACGCTCGTGGCCGTGGGCATGCTGCTCTACTTCTTCCTGCTGCGGCCCGAGACGCCGCTCTGGCTGCTGCTCGTGCCCAGTGCGGTGCTCGGCGTGGCGAACGCCTGCATGTGGGGGCCGCTCGCATCGATCACCACGTTCAGCCTGGCGCCGCAGCTCGCGGGCGCCGGATCGGGCGTGTACAACACCTCGCGCCAGGTGGGCGCCGTGCTCGGCTCCGCCGCGATCGCAGCCCTGATGCAGTCGCGCATCGCCGCCGAGCTGGGCGGAGCCGGCGGCGGTGCCGGAGCCGCGGGCGCCGCCGGCGGCGAGGCGGGCATGGGCGGAGGCCAGCTGCCGGAGGCGGCGCGCGAGGGGTTCGCCGCCGCGATGGCGCAGTCGATGCTGCTGCCGGTCGCGGCGATCCTGCTCGGCGCCATCGTGTCGCTCTGGTTCGCGCGCCGCCCGCAGAAGACCCCCACCACCCCCGTCGAGGTGCCGTCGGAGGTGTGA
- a CDS encoding cytidine deaminase produces the protein MAADIDWTDIDWTALTDAALAAAEHAYAPYSGFAVGCAALVDDGRVITGCNVENASYGVTLCAECAMIGQLHLGGGGRLVAFACVGEGRPITPCGRCRQLLAEAAAPGMRLQTPAGIRTIDELLPEHFGPSELPAATP, from the coding sequence ATGGCCGCCGACATCGACTGGACCGACATCGACTGGACCGCGCTCACCGACGCCGCGCTCGCCGCAGCCGAGCACGCGTACGCCCCCTACTCCGGCTTCGCGGTGGGGTGCGCCGCCCTCGTCGACGACGGTCGCGTGATCACGGGCTGCAATGTCGAGAACGCCAGCTACGGGGTCACCCTGTGCGCAGAGTGCGCGATGATCGGGCAGCTGCACCTCGGCGGGGGCGGGCGCCTGGTCGCGTTCGCCTGCGTGGGCGAGGGCCGGCCGATCACCCCGTGCGGGCGCTGCCGGCAGCTGCTCGCCGAAGCCGCCGCCCCGGGCATGCGGCTGCAGACGCCCGCCGGGATCCGCACGATCGACGAGCTGCTGCCCGAGCATTTCGGTCCCTCCGAGCTGCCCGCCGCCACCCCCTGA
- a CDS encoding ABC transporter permease, giving the protein MIAPLTSQSPRSASRPITGVQGAWLVAEREITTRLRSKAFLISTGILLLVVLGGVVISGLISQSGGLGSPTQVATVAGASSAQGDALESAGFDVTEAGDRAEAEQLVRDGDVEAAVVPGGDTPLDLTVIALDSAPSDLVQALSAAPSVELLEPLGANPLLAYIIAFAFGMIFYTTALTFGTTIAQSVVEEKQTRIIEILLATVSARTMLAGKILGNSALALGTVVAILALASVGMLATGQDLLLGELGTSIIWFGILFAFGFVLLAAMYAAAAALVSRQEDIGSVTSPVMMLVMIPFFAIIFFNDNPQALAIMSYIPFSAPNAMPMRLYLGIAEWWEPILSLGILVATIAVVVWIGSRIYSNSILRTGVRVKLRDALKD; this is encoded by the coding sequence ATGATCGCTCCACTCACTTCTCAGTCTCCGCGATCCGCGTCGCGCCCCATAACCGGGGTGCAGGGGGCGTGGCTCGTCGCGGAGCGCGAGATCACCACCCGGCTGCGCAGCAAGGCGTTCCTCATCTCGACCGGCATCCTGCTGCTCGTGGTGCTGGGCGGCGTGGTGATCAGCGGGCTCATCTCGCAGAGCGGCGGCCTCGGGAGCCCCACGCAGGTGGCCACCGTGGCCGGGGCGAGCAGCGCCCAGGGCGACGCCCTCGAATCGGCGGGCTTCGATGTGACCGAGGCCGGCGACCGCGCCGAGGCCGAGCAGCTCGTGCGCGACGGCGACGTCGAGGCGGCGGTCGTGCCGGGCGGGGATACGCCGCTCGATCTCACCGTGATCGCGCTCGACAGCGCCCCGAGCGACCTCGTGCAGGCGCTCTCGGCGGCGCCGTCGGTAGAGCTCCTCGAACCGCTGGGCGCGAACCCCCTGCTCGCGTACATCATCGCCTTCGCGTTCGGCATGATCTTCTACACGACCGCGCTCACCTTCGGCACGACCATCGCGCAGAGCGTGGTCGAGGAGAAGCAGACGCGCATCATCGAGATCCTGCTGGCCACCGTGTCGGCCCGCACGATGCTGGCCGGCAAGATCCTCGGCAACAGCGCCCTCGCCCTCGGCACGGTGGTGGCGATCCTCGCCCTCGCATCGGTCGGCATGCTCGCGACCGGGCAGGATCTGCTGCTCGGCGAACTCGGCACGTCGATCATCTGGTTCGGCATCCTGTTCGCGTTCGGGTTCGTGCTGCTCGCGGCGATGTACGCGGCGGCTGCGGCGCTGGTGTCGCGGCAGGAGGACATCGGATCGGTGACGAGCCCCGTGATGATGCTCGTGATGATCCCGTTCTTCGCCATCATCTTCTTCAACGACAACCCGCAGGCGCTCGCGATCATGAGCTACATCCCGTTCTCGGCGCCCAACGCGATGCCGATGCGCCTCTACCTCGGCATCGCCGAGTGGTGGGAGCCGATCCTGTCGCTGGGCATCCTGGTCGCCACGATCGCGGTGGTCGTCTGGATCGGGTCGCGCATCTACAGCAACTCGATTCTGCGCACGGGCGTGCGGGTGAAGCTGCGCGACGCGCTGAAGGACTAG
- a CDS encoding ABC transporter ATP-binding protein, translating into MIDIAGVSRSFGERRVLDDVSFTVEGGRMTGFVGGNGAGKTTTMRIILGVLSADAGTVSLDGTAITPADRARFGYMPEERGLYPKMQVLEQLVYLGRLHGMSAAAAKKSAADLIERLGLGERGGDTLESLSLGNQQRAQIAAALVHEPSALVLDEPFSGLDPMAVEVVLAVLRDYAAQGAPVLFSSHQLDIVERLCDDVVVIGGGRILASGSREGLRAQHAGSSFELELEGPAADAGWVRDQPGVEVTHLDGGFARFDAPDAAAAQAVLARAVQQAAPGAAVRRFAPITPSLAQIFKEVVR; encoded by the coding sequence ATGATCGACATCGCAGGCGTCTCCCGCAGCTTCGGCGAGCGGCGCGTGCTCGACGACGTGAGCTTCACCGTCGAGGGCGGTCGCATGACCGGCTTCGTCGGCGGCAACGGCGCGGGCAAGACCACGACCATGCGCATCATCCTCGGGGTGCTCTCCGCCGACGCGGGCACCGTCAGCCTCGACGGCACCGCCATCACCCCCGCCGATCGCGCACGCTTCGGCTACATGCCCGAGGAGCGCGGCCTCTACCCGAAGATGCAGGTGCTCGAGCAGCTCGTCTACCTCGGGCGGCTCCACGGCATGAGCGCGGCCGCCGCCAAGAAGTCTGCGGCCGATCTCATCGAGCGGCTCGGCCTGGGCGAGCGCGGCGGCGACACGCTCGAGAGCCTCTCGCTCGGCAATCAGCAGCGGGCGCAGATCGCGGCGGCGCTCGTGCACGAGCCGTCGGCGCTGGTGCTCGACGAGCCGTTCTCCGGGCTCGACCCCATGGCGGTCGAGGTCGTGCTCGCGGTGCTCCGCGACTACGCGGCCCAGGGGGCGCCGGTGCTCTTCTCCTCCCATCAGCTCGACATCGTCGAGCGGCTCTGCGACGACGTCGTGGTGATCGGCGGGGGCAGGATCCTCGCCTCGGGCTCGCGCGAGGGCCTGCGCGCCCAGCACGCGGGGAGCAGCTTCGAGCTCGAGCTGGAGGGGCCCGCGGCCGATGCGGGTTGGGTGCGCGACCAGCCCGGCGTCGAGGTCACCCACCTCGACGGCGGCTTCGCCCGCTTCGACGCCCCGGATGCGGCGGCCGCGCAGGCCGTGCTCGCCCGCGCTGTGCAGCAGGCGGCGCCCGGCGCCGCGGTGCGCCGCTTCGCCCCCATCACCCCCTCACTGGCCCAGATCTTCAAGGAGGTCGTGCGATGA
- a CDS encoding sensor histidine kinase, producing the protein MHEHAEWSRPSPGRSGRRADLVLALVLAVASVTTALLYARTGMYPGAAEPWVWAVGLGLTTLPLALRRRYPVPVALAVSAGFFICGQFGVPEVLIINISLFCALYTVGAWERRRTLALWARVGIGTAMMVWLIIGLIVASSSTEAFEGISRSGIFSAYATYAVIQIITNLLYFGGAYFFGERSWHAARNQALLEARGRELELERQTSAAQAVALDRLSIARELHDVVAHHVSVMGIQAAAARRTLERDPARSAAALGVVEESAGTAVDELRRLLLTLCDPAKEASAPTTIGVAHLAELVADAQSSGTPATLIVAGEPRPIPMLVDVALYRVVQEALTNIRKHAGRGAAAEVRLRFGEESVEVEVSDDGVRQELSQRSRGSGLGLRGMRERVGAVGGTVFAGRRERGGFLVRAAVPIAPATSASPTATPVG; encoded by the coding sequence ATGCACGAACACGCGGAGTGGAGCCGGCCGAGCCCGGGCCGGAGCGGGCGGCGGGCCGACCTCGTGCTCGCACTGGTGCTCGCGGTCGCCTCGGTGACCACGGCGCTGCTCTATGCGCGCACCGGCATGTACCCGGGCGCGGCTGAGCCTTGGGTGTGGGCGGTCGGGCTCGGGCTCACGACGCTGCCGCTCGCACTGCGGCGCCGCTACCCGGTGCCCGTCGCGCTCGCCGTCTCGGCCGGGTTCTTCATCTGCGGCCAGTTCGGCGTGCCCGAGGTGCTCATCATCAACATCAGCCTCTTCTGCGCGCTCTACACCGTGGGCGCATGGGAGCGACGGCGCACCCTGGCCCTCTGGGCGCGGGTCGGGATCGGCACGGCCATGATGGTGTGGCTCATCATCGGCCTGATCGTCGCATCGTCGAGCACCGAGGCGTTCGAGGGCATCTCGCGCTCCGGCATCTTCTCCGCGTACGCCACCTACGCCGTGATCCAGATCATCACGAACCTGCTGTACTTCGGCGGCGCCTACTTCTTCGGCGAGCGCTCGTGGCACGCCGCCCGCAACCAGGCGCTGCTCGAGGCGCGCGGGCGCGAGCTCGAGCTCGAGCGGCAGACGAGCGCCGCCCAGGCCGTCGCGCTCGACCGCCTGTCGATCGCGCGCGAGCTGCACGACGTGGTCGCGCACCACGTCTCCGTGATGGGCATCCAGGCCGCGGCGGCGCGGCGCACCCTGGAGCGCGACCCCGCCCGCTCGGCGGCCGCGCTCGGCGTCGTCGAGGAGAGCGCGGGCACCGCCGTCGACGAGCTGCGGCGCCTCCTGCTCACGCTGTGCGATCCCGCGAAAGAGGCGTCGGCGCCCACGACGATCGGCGTGGCCCACCTCGCCGAGCTCGTCGCCGACGCGCAGAGCTCGGGCACCCCCGCGACGCTCATCGTCGCCGGCGAGCCGAGACCGATTCCCATGCTCGTCGACGTCGCGCTCTACCGCGTCGTGCAGGAGGCGCTGACGAACATCCGCAAGCACGCCGGGCGCGGCGCCGCCGCCGAGGTGCGGCTCCGCTTCGGCGAGGAGTCGGTCGAGGTCGAGGTATCCGACGACGGCGTGCGGCAGGAGCTGAGCCAGCGCTCGCGGGGCTCGGGCCTCGGCCTCCGCGGCATGCGCGAACGGGTCGGGGCCGTCGGCGGCACCGTGTTCGCCGGGCGGCGCGAGCGGGGCGGCTTCCTCGTGCGGGCCGCCGTGCCGATCGCGCCTGCGACCTCCGCTTCGCCCACGGCCACCCCGGTCGGCTGA
- a CDS encoding response regulator, protein MIRVLLVDDQALVRSGFRIILESEPDIEVVGEAENGQVAVALASELRPDVICMDVEMPVLTGIEASRRILSPDGGPGAASEPRPAILVLTTFGHEQYLFDALAAGVSGFLLKTARAEQLIDAVRSLAAGDALLGPDVTRAVIERVSAAPGSGAAPLHDAALEGSGDPAPITVPDAADAAMAAAGLTEREREVLALVAEGKSNAEIAAALFLGEATIKTHVSNLLQKLGVRDRIQAVVWAHTRS, encoded by the coding sequence ATGATCCGCGTCCTCCTCGTCGACGACCAAGCGCTGGTGCGCTCGGGCTTCCGCATCATCCTCGAGTCGGAGCCCGACATCGAGGTCGTCGGCGAGGCCGAGAACGGGCAGGTCGCAGTCGCGCTCGCCTCCGAACTCCGCCCCGACGTCATCTGCATGGATGTCGAGATGCCCGTGCTCACCGGCATCGAGGCATCGCGCCGCATCCTCTCGCCCGACGGCGGGCCGGGAGCCGCGAGCGAGCCGAGGCCCGCGATCCTCGTGCTCACCACCTTCGGGCACGAGCAGTACCTCTTCGACGCACTCGCCGCCGGTGTGAGCGGGTTCCTGCTGAAGACCGCGCGCGCCGAGCAGCTCATCGACGCCGTGCGCTCGCTCGCCGCGGGCGACGCGCTGCTCGGACCCGACGTGACCCGCGCCGTCATCGAACGGGTCTCGGCCGCCCCGGGCAGCGGCGCCGCGCCTCTGCACGATGCGGCGTTGGAGGGCTCCGGCGATCCGGCGCCGATCACGGTGCCCGACGCCGCCGACGCCGCGATGGCTGCGGCCGGGCTCACCGAACGGGAGCGCGAGGTGCTCGCCCTCGTGGCGGAGGGGAAGTCGAACGCCGAGATCGCGGCGGCGCTGTTCCTCGGCGAGGCGACGATCAAGACCCACGTCTCGAACCTGCTGCAGAAGCTCGGCGTGCGCGACCGCATTCAGGCGGTCGTGTGGGCGCACACCCGCTCGTAG
- a CDS encoding DUF3817 domain-containing protein, with amino-acid sequence MTNASGIGRAYAWIAFVEAFTWAGLLVGMFLKYITETTPIVVTIFGSLHGAAFITYGLITIAAAIRMRWSWFVALLALAASIPPLCTIPMEIWLRRTGRLAAAEPAAAPAVA; translated from the coding sequence ATGACGAACGCCTCGGGAATCGGCCGCGCCTACGCCTGGATCGCCTTCGTGGAGGCGTTCACGTGGGCGGGGCTGCTCGTCGGCATGTTCCTGAAGTACATCACGGAGACGACGCCCATCGTGGTCACCATCTTCGGATCGCTGCACGGCGCCGCCTTCATCACCTACGGCCTGATCACCATCGCGGCGGCGATCCGAATGCGCTGGTCGTGGTTCGTCGCACTGCTCGCCCTCGCGGCGTCCATCCCGCCGCTCTGCACCATCCCGATGGAGATCTGGTTGCGCCGCACCGGCCGCCTGGCTGCGGCCGAGCCCGCGGCGGCGCCCGCCGTCGCCTGA
- a CDS encoding LacI family DNA-binding transcriptional regulator, which translates to MAASIRDVAREAGVSVGTVSNVLNRPEIVAPATVARVTQAIEQLGFVRNDAARQLRAGRSSSFGLVVLDTRNPFFMDLAHGAQRRAIDDGYTVLMGGSDDSPQREHSILEMFEEHRVAGVLISPVDTDLTQLWRLRQAGIPVVLVDRGSSDRSFSSVSVDDIEGGRIAARHLLEQGRRRIAFVGGPLGIKQVSDRVNGARSVVAEVADATLEVRETQALSVLEGRRIAEEILALPAERRPDAVFAANDLLAMGVLQALVMTGSLRVPEDIALIGYDDIDFASAAVVPITSVRQPAVEIGATAVGLLLSEARAGADAVREQIEFTPELVVRASTVGGA; encoded by the coding sequence ATGGCCGCGAGCATCCGCGACGTCGCCCGCGAGGCGGGGGTGTCGGTGGGCACGGTCTCGAACGTGCTCAATCGCCCCGAGATCGTCGCCCCCGCCACCGTCGCCCGCGTCACGCAGGCGATCGAGCAGCTCGGCTTCGTGCGCAACGACGCGGCGCGGCAACTGCGGGCCGGCCGCAGCAGCAGCTTCGGCCTCGTCGTGCTCGACACCCGCAACCCCTTCTTCATGGACCTGGCGCACGGGGCGCAGCGGCGCGCCATCGACGACGGGTACACGGTGCTCATGGGCGGCAGCGACGACTCGCCGCAGCGCGAGCACAGCATCCTCGAGATGTTCGAGGAGCACCGCGTCGCCGGCGTGCTCATCTCGCCCGTCGACACCGACCTCACCCAGCTCTGGCGGCTGCGCCAGGCCGGCATCCCCGTCGTGCTCGTCGACCGCGGATCGAGCGACCGATCCTTCTCCTCCGTGTCGGTGGACGACATCGAAGGCGGCCGCATCGCCGCCCGCCACCTGCTCGAGCAGGGGCGCCGCCGCATCGCGTTCGTCGGCGGCCCGCTCGGCATCAAGCAGGTCTCCGACCGCGTGAACGGGGCCCGCTCCGTGGTCGCCGAGGTCGCCGACGCCACGCTCGAAGTGCGCGAGACGCAGGCGCTGAGCGTGCTCGAGGGGCGCCGGATCGCCGAGGAGATCCTCGCGCTCCCCGCCGAGCGGCGGCCCGACGCCGTCTTCGCCGCCAACGACCTGCTCGCGATGGGCGTGCTGCAGGCGCTCGTCATGACCGGATCGCTGCGCGTGCCCGAGGACATCGCGCTCATCGGCTACGACGACATCGACTTCGCGAGCGCCGCCGTGGTGCCGATCACGTCGGTGCGGCAGCCGGCGGTGGAGATCGGCGCGACCGCGGTCGGGCTGCTGCTCTCGGAGGCGCGGGCCGGTGCCGACGCGGTGCGCGAGCAGATCGAGTTCACGCCCGAGCTCGTGGTGCGCGCCTCGACGGTGGGCGGCGCCTGA
- a CDS encoding sugar ABC transporter ATP-binding protein: MKKPPTGAPLLELRGVAKAFGQVIALRDSTLALHPGSIHALVGENGAGKSTLVKIIAGLYRRDSGEFLYDGESVDFSTTAESKAAGIAVIYQEPTLFPDLSVTENIFMGRQPRGRFGRIDRGAMRTEVESLFARLGVAMDPDRTADGLSIADQQMIEIAKAISLDARVLIMDEPTAALSGVEVDRLFQVARALRDEGRALVFISHRFDEVFALCDTITVMRDGSYVSTRAIAETDPDSVVAEMVGREITDLFPKLETEVGEPLLVVEGLTSPGVFSDISFTVRAGEIVGLAGLVGAGRSEVARAVFGVDPYRSGTVTVAGTRVPRNKPTAAMRAGLALVPEDRRKQGLVLDSSVGRNTTSVILDSIAKLGLVTTGAENRAARPWSEKLEVKANALTTIAGTLSGGNQQKVVLGKWLATDPRVLIIDEPTRGIDVGTKSEVHRLLSTLASQGMGVLMISSELPEVLGMADRVLVMHEGRITAAIDREAATQENVMRAATHSSSTESEHAA; encoded by the coding sequence ATGAAGAAACCACCCACCGGCGCACCGCTGCTCGAGCTGCGCGGCGTCGCCAAGGCCTTCGGCCAGGTGATCGCACTGCGCGACAGCACGCTCGCGCTCCACCCCGGGTCGATCCACGCGCTCGTCGGCGAGAACGGCGCGGGCAAGTCTACGCTGGTGAAGATCATCGCCGGCCTCTACCGCCGCGACAGCGGAGAGTTCCTGTACGACGGCGAGAGCGTCGACTTCTCGACGACCGCCGAGTCGAAGGCCGCCGGAATCGCGGTCATCTACCAGGAGCCCACCCTCTTCCCCGACCTGTCGGTCACCGAGAACATCTTCATGGGCCGCCAGCCGCGCGGCCGATTCGGGCGCATCGACCGCGGCGCCATGCGAACCGAGGTCGAGTCGCTGTTCGCCCGCCTCGGCGTCGCCATGGACCCCGATCGCACCGCCGACGGCCTCTCCATCGCCGACCAGCAGATGATCGAGATCGCCAAGGCCATCTCGCTCGACGCGCGCGTGCTCATCATGGACGAGCCCACTGCCGCGCTGTCGGGCGTCGAGGTCGACCGCCTCTTCCAGGTGGCCCGGGCGCTCCGCGACGAGGGGCGCGCGCTCGTCTTCATCTCGCACCGCTTCGACGAGGTGTTCGCGCTCTGCGACACCATCACGGTGATGCGCGACGGCAGCTACGTGTCGACGCGCGCCATCGCCGAGACCGACCCCGACAGCGTCGTCGCCGAGATGGTGGGGCGCGAGATCACCGACCTCTTCCCGAAGCTCGAGACCGAGGTCGGCGAGCCGCTGCTCGTGGTCGAGGGGCTCACGAGCCCGGGCGTCTTCAGCGACATCAGCTTCACCGTGCGCGCCGGCGAGATCGTCGGGCTCGCGGGTCTCGTGGGCGCGGGGCGCAGCGAGGTCGCCCGCGCCGTGTTCGGCGTCGACCCGTACCGCAGCGGCACCGTCACCGTCGCCGGCACCCGCGTGCCCAGGAACAAGCCGACCGCGGCGATGCGCGCCGGGCTGGCGCTCGTGCCCGAGGATCGCCGCAAGCAGGGCCTCGTGCTCGACTCGAGCGTGGGGCGCAACACGACCTCCGTGATCCTCGACTCGATCGCGAAGCTCGGCCTCGTCACCACGGGGGCTGAGAACCGCGCCGCGCGCCCCTGGTCGGAGAAGCTCGAGGTGAAGGCGAACGCGCTGACCACGATCGCCGGCACCCTGTCGGGCGGCAACCAGCAGAAGGTCGTGCTCGGCAAGTGGCTCGCCACCGACCCGCGCGTGCTCATCATCGACGAGCCGACGCGCGGCATCGACGTCGGCACCAAGTCCGAGGTGCACCGGCTGCTGTCGACGCTCGCCAGCCAGGGCATGGGCGTGCTCATGATCTCGAGCGAGCTGCCCGAGGTGCTCGGCATGGCCGACCGCGTGCTCGTCATGCACGAGGGGCGCATCACCGCGGCCATCGATCGCGAGGCGGCGACGCAGGAGAACGTCATGCGCGCGGCCACCCACAGCTCGAGCACGGAATCGGAGCACGCCGCATGA
- a CDS encoding ABC transporter permease, producing the protein MSATTLNAPGVGFGAIVGRLTRAREASILLAVLLVVAAATIKNPNFLFSTDGYRDLWLTPSLLLLVAVGQAVVLITRNVDLSVGSILGLSAYLTGRLFIDLPGVPAIVVVVIAIVFGGLLGLINGALVAFAKVPALVITLGTMYAFRGINVLWTGSDRINASDMPRGFLALGTAQVLTIPVLTIIAVVVLIAVAWWMKNTRGGRECYAIGSDPDAAQLYGLPVTRRVLTAFVLSGALSGFAGVLYAARYGTINSQAGAGWEFDAIGAAVIGGVAIFGGVGSVWGAAIGAALLMTINRALPVLGVPDFWQRAVVGVLIIGAIVLDRVLSLRQHRKLIEERETQR; encoded by the coding sequence ATGAGCGCGACCACCCTGAATGCCCCCGGCGTCGGATTCGGCGCGATCGTCGGGCGACTGACCCGGGCGCGGGAGGCGAGCATCCTGCTCGCCGTACTGCTCGTCGTCGCCGCTGCCACGATCAAGAACCCCAACTTCCTGTTCTCCACCGACGGCTACCGCGACCTGTGGCTGACGCCCTCGCTGCTCCTCCTCGTCGCCGTCGGCCAGGCGGTCGTGCTGATCACCCGCAACGTCGACCTGTCGGTCGGTTCGATCCTCGGCCTGAGCGCGTACCTCACCGGTCGCCTCTTCATCGACCTGCCGGGGGTGCCCGCCATCGTCGTCGTCGTGATCGCGATCGTGTTCGGCGGCCTGCTGGGGCTGATCAACGGCGCGCTCGTCGCCTTCGCGAAGGTGCCGGCGCTCGTGATCACCCTCGGCACGATGTACGCGTTCCGCGGCATCAACGTGCTGTGGACGGGGTCGGATCGCATCAACGCCTCCGACATGCCGCGCGGCTTCCTCGCGCTCGGCACCGCCCAGGTGCTCACCATCCCGGTGCTCACCATCATCGCCGTCGTCGTGCTGATCGCGGTGGCCTGGTGGATGAAGAACACGCGGGGCGGGCGCGAGTGCTACGCGATCGGATCGGATCCCGACGCGGCCCAGCTCTACGGCCTGCCCGTCACCCGCCGCGTGCTCACCGCGTTCGTGCTCTCGGGCGCGCTCTCCGGGTTCGCCGGCGTGCTGTACGCGGCGCGCTACGGCACCATCAACTCGCAGGCGGGCGCCGGCTGGGAGTTCGACGCGATCGGCGCTGCCGTGATCGGCGGCGTCGCGATCTTCGGCGGCGTCGGATCGGTGTGGGGCGCGGCGATCGGCGCGGCGCTGCTCATGACCATCAACCGTGCGCTCCCCGTGCTCGGCGTGCCCGACTTCTGGCAGCGCGCCGTGGTCGGCGTGCTCATCATCGGCGCCATCGTGCTCGACCGTGTGCTCTCGCTCCGGCAGCACCGCAAACTCATCGAAGAACGGGAGACGCAGCGATGA